In a genomic window of Gigantopelta aegis isolate Gae_Host chromosome 9, Gae_host_genome, whole genome shotgun sequence:
- the LOC121380740 gene encoding mucin-17-like: protein MTTPLEIETNDSSEPGVTTTGTTMSQPAGSSNIQYAKQTDKTEVPIDFSTSESEIEESTGTTSKMLTKSVSVGTEDHRTAVISTPVNDLTHSLEIKTSDEIEMAVTTTLMPISQPVEQSSEQIYDTKRPMYSTKSKTDITRSETLTKATSSLMPVTTPGVLSDSGYQSVSGYTSYRTKVTPTQLSVKISDMVTAEFPKLQTNTDEDNKMTHGTDITLNGLTASVVETMGEFSESVSSAPQLDDQSISQESSTSDSIVEFDDDDGYSSIARSTQFPSHQTEMTSSTSDNEITFSGHVEIESEDDARNTSDNFISKSRIITRAGKTNGSASSSSNKSTLKEVLTTLPVQSSSVVSDVTLEAGSGRQISSPYNEHSIQKTVDPNVDLPRTGDTTTIDAFGVSDKELSTLNDDETTSDIGRTFHTRSAGPSVLTTSTTETQPTPLRDVMTTAATSIDTGNSTDTRISETSVTNADRASTEKESTATEIPTSASSSSDSASSVDSTQRSPTFVQSDMSVSWTPSKQSDKTQASSPPRSSSADVTPDSLQTHPSLDTSDVTEDPFTTPSDQLDGGVTTNEPHAKMTTGAKTEFLTSNATEISDIVSAVAVTTPGDTTESISDTTTTVVTTLPVDYTHVMDTSDVTSVTSATSSLVVETNATDTSDVTYMTSATTAPINETNVMDISDTTPVASATTSPVDETNATDTSDAASGISATTSPVDETNATDTSDAASRISATTSPVDETNATDISDATSGTSATTSPVDETNVTDSGDATSGTSATTSPVDETNATDSGDATSGTSATTSPVDETNVTDSGDATSGTSATTSLVGETNATDISDTTSGTSATTSPIDETNATDISDTTSGTSATTSPIDETNATDISDTTSGTSATTSPVDKTNATDSGDATSGTSATTSPVDETNATDSGDATSGTSATTSPVDETNATDISDATSGTSATTSPVDETNATDTSDVTSGTSATTSPVDETNATDISDATFGTSATTSPVGETNATDISDATSGTLATTSPADETNATDISDATSGISATTSPVDETNATDTSDVSSVTPATASLVDETRTSDLLSATPDVTEDDDITSSNYGTRSGYYTSVSVSMTAKLGTSDVTSSGDGALSTLETTPQFGLSDATDAMPGSSTTQDTTEVKTPGITDVWTTSSENQTGSGDDTSLTPATTILASAVSDNETDSVTVDETTVPAFGSWSGDTTSNETIETKPSPATTKYPWTSDAVAGSGSVSGSGTITQPVPSSSLDQSGSSSGEEAAGTVWSTYSPRISFSGDMSSGVTASGDSGIVSSIQDTSSGSGDHTFTVKSDLTPETGITSEEYPASSKSSSTVSGDSVMTTSQGNTVITDWGSGLTKEYTSGSGQSASIAFQYSSPTLLPATHTVDWGATSHEYSFSGLGDNGTTPGMTGSGDASPTDSDLQTNDTSFGDIGSGDIITPSTFQAESDMSTFTETLKSGSSTKVPPSFSTPSVRTLDPQKRTKEWERKTVPSSDQTPPVSEISTTLESAMSWLFDSMSTISPDHVTSDSHTDTDDPSSSWFGTTLSTLFSTDDSSDSYYTDQVSDGMDASTTPTTEQSSDIFDSTTTDSDTDTVSVTSPQVESQTGYSTPETTVTSLKPPLIATITMKRTQNTKNLEYYYSRYKSYTSAAGIQTTAVYPTRRYTKPIIGRITSRVTVRKTTSYRDNTLVVTPKGGSRQNSSNAPTVTITVYRAVKNVYNISRTVVQQTYYKSRQLLRATLTKLANLWRRCVKGAVNVVYVPYKSGMQKFRAKMSIVYKNIRKAYDYGRKVLGHYYKYVKSKVLSYYTYLTNYYRHYYNYYYNYVKEIIRVRFCRLSNSIALRTDANV, encoded by the exons ATGACTACACCTTTAGAAATCGAGACCAATGATTCATCTGAACCTGGAGTTACAACCACCGGAACAACGATGTCTCAGCCTGCTGGGTCATCAAATATACAGTACGCAAAGCAAACAGACAAAACTGAAGTGCCCATTGATTTTTCCACATCCGAGTCTGAAATTGAGGAGTCAACTGGAACAACATCGAAAATGTTGACGAAATCTGTTAGTGTTGGCACTGAAGATCATAGAACAGCAGTTATATCTACACCTGTAAACGACTTGACGCATTCTCTAGAAATCAAGACCAGTGATGAAATTGAAATGGCAGTTACCACTACTCTAATGCCAATCTCCCAGCCTGTTGAACAATCCTCAGAACAAATATATGACACTAAAAGACCCATGTATTCCACAAAGTCAAAGACAGACATTACTCGATCAGAAACTTTGACTAAGGCAACTTCAAGTCTGATGCCTGTAACAACACCTGGTGTGCTATCTGATTCTGGTTATCAGTCTGTAAGTGGATATACATCTTATAGAACAAAAGTGACCCCTACTCAACTCTCTGTCAAAATAAGTGACATGGTGACTGCTGAATTCCCAAAACTGCAAACAAATACAGATGAAGACAACAAAATGACACATGGTACCGACATAACACTGAATGGCCTAACCGCCTCAGTTGTTGAAACAATGGGTGAGTTTAGTGAAAGCGTATCATCGGCGCCTCAGCTGGATGACCAAAGCATATCTCAGGAATCTTCAACATCTGATTCGATTGTTGAGTTTGATGACGACGATGGATATTCTTCTATTGCTAGGTCAACACAGTTTCCAAGCCATCAAACCGAAATGACATCATCTACCAGCGACAACGAAATTACATTTTCTGGTCATGTTGAAATAGAATCTGAAGATGATGCCAGAAATACATCAGATAATTTTATCTCTAAAAGCAGGATCATTACCCGTGCTGGTAAAACCAACGGATCTGCTTCATCTTCCAGCAACAAAAGTACCTTAAAAGAGGTACTTACCACCTTACCTGTTCAGTCTTCAAGTGTAGTCAGTGATGTGACACTGGAAGCAGGAAGTGGGAGGCAGATTTCATCCCCGTATAACGAACACAGTATCCAAAAGACTGTGGATCCAAATGTTGATCTACCAAGAACAG GAGACACGACCACCATTGATGCTTTTGGAGTTTCGGACAAAGAACTATCGACACTGAATGATGATGAGACAACTAGTGACATAGGTAGGACATTTCACACTCGTTCTGCTGGCCCTAGTGTCCTAACGACCTCAACAACCGAAACACAACCTACACCCCTCAGAGACGTGATGACAACTGCCGCTACGTCCATAGATACAGGCAATAGTACTGATACTAGAATATCAGAAACATCAGTAACGAATGCAGATAGAGCTTCAACAGAGAAGGAAAGCACTGCTACAGAAATACCCACGTCGGCTTCTTCCTCCAGTGATTCCGCAAGCAGTGTAGACAGCACACAAAGGTCACCCACGTTTGTGCAGTCTGACATGTCTGTCAGTTGGACTCCATCAAAACAGTCTGATAAGACGCAAGCCAGTTCACCCCCTAGGTCTTCTAGCGCAGATGTCACCCCAGATAGCCTGCAAACACACCCGTCATTAGATACGTCAGATGTAACTGAAGATCCCTTTACAACTCCTAGTGACCAGCTTGATGGTGGAGTTACAACCAACGAACCTCACGCAAAAATGACAACTGGGGCAAAGACGGAATTCTTGACATCAAATGCAACAGAGATCAGTGATATCGTTTCCGCTGTGGCTGTGACAACACCAGGTGATACGACAGAGAGTATCAGTGATACAACCACGACGGTAGTTACAACACTACCAGTAGATTACACACATGTCATGGATACCAGTGATGTTACGTCCGTAACATCAGCTACATCATCATTAGTAGTTGAAACAAATGCCACAGATACCAGTGATGTAACGTATATGACATCAGCTACAACAGCACCAATAAATGAAACGAATGTCATGGATATCAGTGATACTACACCCGTGGCATCAGCTACGACATCGCCAGTAGATGAAACAAATGCCACAGATACCAGTGATGCTGCATCCGGAATATCAGCTACAACATCGCCAGTAGATGAAACAAATGCCACAGATACCAGTGATGCTGCGTCCAGGATATCAGCTACAACATCGCCAGTAGATGAAACAAATGCCACAGATATCAGTGATGCTACGTCGGGGACATCAGCTACAACATCGCCAGTAGATGAAACAAATGTCACAGATAGCGGTGATGCTACGTCCGGGACATCAGCTACAACATCGCCAGTAGATGAAACAAATGCCACAGATAGCGGTGATGCTACGTCCGGGACATCAGCTACAACATCGCCAGTAGATGAAACAAATGTCACAGATAGCGGTGATGCTACGTCCGGGACATCAGCTACAACATCGCTAGTAGGTGAAACAAATGCCACAGATATCAGTGATACTACATCTGGGACATCAGCTACAACATCACCAATAGATGAAACAAATGCCACAGATATCAGTGATACTACATCTGGGACATCAGCTACAACATCACCAATAGATGAAACAAATGCCACAGATATCAGTGATACTACATCTGGGACATCAGCTACAACATCGCCAGTAGATAAAACAAATGCCACAGATAGCGGTGATGCTACGTCCGGGACATCAGCTACAACATCGCCAGTAGATGAAACAAATGCCACAGATAGCGGTGATGCTACGTCCGGGACATCAGCTACAACATCGCCAGTAGATGAAACAAATGCCACAGATATCAGTGATGCTACGTCCGGGACATCAGCAACAACATCGCCAGTAGATGAAACAAATGCAACAGATACTAGTGATGTTACATCCGGGACATCAGCAACAACATCGCCAGTAGATGAAACGAATGCAACAGATATCAGTGATGCTACGTTCGGGACATCAGCTACAACATCGCCAGTAGGTGAAACAAATGCCACAGATATCAGTGATGCTACGTCCGGGACATTAGCTACAACATCGCCAGCAGATGAAACGAATGCCACAGATATCAGTGATGCTACGTCCGGGATATCAGCAACAACATCACCAGTAGATGAAACGAATGCCACAGATACCAGTGATGTTTCATCCGTGACACCAGCTACAGCATCATTAGTAGATGAAACACGTACCAGTGATCTTTTATCCGCGACACCAGATGTAACTGAGGATGATGATATTACATCATCAAACTATGGAACACGTAGTGGCTATTATACATCCGTGAGTGTATCCATGACAGCCAAGTTAGGAACATCAGATGTGACTAGTAGCGGCGATGGTGCACTCAGTACTCTAGAAACCACACCACAGTTCGGGTTGTCAGATGCAACTGACGCAATGCCTGGCAGTAGTACAACCCAGGATACAACAGAAGTGAAAACACCAGGCATCACTGATGTTTGGACTACGTCATCCGAAAATCAAACTGGTAGTGGGGATGACACATCTTTGACACCGGCAACCACAATACTTGCATCTGCTGTCAGTGATAATGAGACAGACTCTGTCACTGTTGACGAAACAACTGTACCAGCATTTGGAAGTTGGAGTGGGGATACAACATCAAATGAAACGATAGAAACAAAACCATCGCCTGCCACTACGAAATATCCCTGGACATCAGATGCAGTGGCTGGTTCTGGCTCTGTGTCTGGAAGCGGTACAATAACACAGCCTGTACCAAGTTCATCACTAGATCAGAGTGGTAGCTCATCTGGAGAAGAGGCGGCAG GAACTGTCTGGTCAACATATTCGCCAAGGATATCTTTTTCTGGTGACATGTCATCTGGCGTGACAGCTTCTGGGGATTCTGGCATTGTATCAAGCATACAAGACACATCTTCAGGATCTGGAGACCATACATTCACTGTGAAATCAGACTTGACCCCTGAAACAGGCATCACTTCAGAAGAATACCCTGCCTCCAGCAAGAGTTCTTCAACAGTTAGTGGCGACAGTGTTATGACAACGTCTCAAGGAAACACAGTCATAACAGACTGGGGATCAGGGCTGACCAAAGAATACACTTCGGGTTCTGGGCAATCAGCCAGCATTGCATTTCAATATTCCAGCCCAACACTTCTCCCAGCTACACACACTGTGGACTGGGGTGCCACATCGCATGAATATTCGTTTTCTGGATTAGGTGACAATGGTACTACTCCGGGGATGACTGGCAGTGGTGATGCTTCACCCACAGACTCAGACCTTCAAACAAATGACACGTCTTTTGGTGATATTGGAAGTGGTGACATTATAACTCCATCTACATTCCAGGCAGAATCTGACATGTCAACATTCACCGAAACCTTAAAATCTGGTTCTTCGACTAAAGTACCACCGTCGTTTTCAACTCCGTCTGTGCGAACTCTGGATCCTCAAAAGAGAACAAAGGAGTGGGAAAGGAAGACAGTTCCATCGTCAGACCAGACGCCACCAGTGAGTGAAATCAGTACTACTTTAGAGTCGGCCATGTCGTGGCTCTTTGACAGCATGTCCACCATTTCTCCAGACCATGTAACAAGTGATTCGCATACAGATACAGATGATCCTTCATCATCCTGGTTTGGAACAACTCTTTCCACACTGTTCTCCACGGACGATTCCAGCGATTCGTATTACACCGATCAGGTATCAGATGGTATGGATGCTTCCACCACACCTACCACAGAACAATCTTCGGACATTTTCGATTCCACTACGACTGATTCAGATACCGATACTGTTTCTGTTACAAGCCCGCAGGTTGAAAGCCAGACTGGGTACTCCACTCCGGAAACGACGGTGACGAGTCTGAAACCACCTCTCATCGCCACCATCACGATGAAAAGGACGCAGAATACGAAAAATCTGGAGTATTATTATTCGCGCTACAAGAGTTACACCTCGGCAGCTGGAATCCAGACCACGGCAGTGTATCCCACCAGACGGTACACGAAGCCGATTATAGGAAGGATCACCAGCCGAGTCACAGTGCGCAAGACCACGTCATACAGAGACAACACACTGGTCGTGACTCCCAAGGGCGGGTCTCGACAAAACAGCAGCAACGCACCCACTGTGACCATCACCGTGTACAGAGCTGTGAAAAATGTCTACAACATCAGCAGAACCGTCGTCCAGCAGACCTACTACAAGTCCAGACAGCTGTTGAGGGCCACTTTGACGAAATTGGCCAACTTGTGGCGAAGGTGTGTCAAGGGCGCGGTTAACGTGGTGTATGTGCCATACAAAAGTGGGATGCAGAAGTTCCGAGCAAAGATGAGTATTGTGTACAAAAATATACGGAAAGCGTATGACTATGGACGAAAGGTTTTGGgtcattattataaatatgtcaagTCAAAAGTTTTAAGTTACTACACATACCTGACAAACTATTACAGACATTACTAtaactattactacaactatgTCA aggagaTCATCCGCGTCCGTTTCTGTCGTCTGTCAAATTCGATTGCATTACGGACGGACGCAAATGTGTAG
- the LOC121380741 gene encoding mucin-12-like, translating to MLTTREDKTVGQTFPSSLAPEAYTAEFITTPVEELTHTPEIETSGESETGVPSTLISITEPVESSTRQEATTLIDDTMGFTPSETEEASGTTSDMLTTREHKTEGQTFPSSFATDAKTAEFITTPVEVLTHTPEIDTSGESQTGDITTLAPITEPVESSIRQETTTLIHETTDLTPSEIEEASGTMSDMLTTPEDKSTAQTFPTSVATEAKTVEFITTEVEELTHTPEIETSGESETGVPSTLISITEPVESSTRQEATTLIDDTTGFTPSETEEASGTTSDMLTTREDKTEGQTFPSSFATDAKTAEFITTPVEVLTHTPDIETSGESQTGVITTLSPITEPVESSIRQETTTLIEETTDLTPSEIEEASGTMSDMLTTPEDKSTAQTFPTSVATEAKTAEFITTPVEELTHTPEIETSGESQTAVITTLASITEPAESSRRQETRKLINETTDFTPLEIEEASGTTSDMFTTRENKTVGQTFPSGFPTDAKAAELITTPVEELTHTLDIETSGESQTGVITTLAPITEPVESLIRQETTTLIHETTDLTPSEIEEASGTMSDIFTTPEDKSTAQTFPTSVATEAKTAEFITTSVEELTHTPEIETSGESQTAVITTLASITEPAESSTRQKTTTLIDETTDFTPSETEEASGTTSDMLTTREHKTEGQTFPSSFATDAKTAEFITTPVEVLTHTPEIDTSGESQTGDITTLAPITEPVESSITDRKQQH from the coding sequence ATGTTGACTACACGTGAAGACAAAACTGTAGGTCAAACATTTCCCTCAAGTCTTGCCCCTGAAGCTTACACAGCAGAGTTTATAACTACACCGGTTGAAGAattaacacacacaccagaAATCGAGACCAGTGGAGAATCTGAAACTGGAGTTCCCTCTACTCTAATATCAATCACAGAACCTGTTGAATCATCAACAAGACAGGAAGCAACAACACTAATTGATGACACTATGGGCTTTACCCCATCAGAAACTGAAGAGGCATCTGGAACTACTTCAGATATGTTGACTACACGTGAACACAAAACTGAAGGTCAAACATTTCCCTCAAGTTTTGCCACTGATGCTAAGACAGCAGAGTTTATAACTACACCAGTTGAAGTATTAACACATACACCAGAAATCGACACCAGTGGTGAATCTCAAACTGGAGATATCACTACTCTAGCGCCAATCACTGAGCCTGTTGAATCATCAATCAGACAGGAAACAACAACACTGATTCATGAAACTACCGATCTTACACCATCAGAAATTGAAGAGGCATCTGGAACAATGTCAGACATGTTGACTACACCTGAAGACAAATCTACAGCACAAACATTTCCCACAAGTGTCGCCACTGAGGCTAAGACAGTAGAGTTTATAACTACAGAGGTTGAAGAattaacacacacaccagaAATCGAGACCAGTGGAGAATCTGAAACTGGAGTTCCCTCTACTCTAATATCAATCACAGAACCTGTTGAATCATCAACAAGACAGGAAGCAACAACACTAATTGATGACACTACGGGCTTTACCCCATCAGAAACTGAAGAGGCATCTGGAACTACTTCAGATATGTTGACTACACGTGAAGACAAAACTGAAGGTCAAACATTTCCCTCAAGTTTTGCCACTGATGCTAAGACAGCAGAGTTTATAACTACACCAGTTGAAGTATTAACACATACACCAGACATCGAGACCAGTGGTGAATCTCAAACTGGAGTTATCACTACTCTATCACCAATCACTGAGCCTGTTGAATCATCAATAAGACAGGAAACAACAACACTAATTGAAGAAACTACCGATCTTACACCATCAGAAATTGAAGAGGCATCTGGAACAATGTCAGACATGTTGACTACACCTGAAGACAAATCTACAGCACAAACATTTCCCACAAGTGTCGCCACTGAGGCTAAGACAGCAGAGTTTATAACTACACCAGTAGAAGAATTAACGCATACTCCAGAAATCGAGACCAGTGGTGAATCTCAAACAGCAGTTATCACTACTCTAGCGTCAATCACTGAGCCTGCTGAATCATCAAGAAGACAGGAAACCAGAAAACTAATTAATGAAACCACGGACTTTACACCATTAGAAATTGAAGAGGCATCTGGAACAACTTCTGATATGTTCACTACACGTGAAAACAAAACTGTAGGTCAAACATTTCCCTCAGGTTTTCCCACTGATGCTAAGGCAGCAGAGTTGATAACTACACCAGTTGAAGAATTAACGCATACACTAGACATCGAGACCAGTGGTGAATCTCAAACTGGAGTTATCACTACGCTAGCACCAATCACTGAGCCTGTTGAATCATTAATAAGACAGGAAACAACAACACTTATTCATGAAACTACCGACCTTACACCATCAGAAATTGAAGAGGCATCTGGAACAATGTCAGACATCTTTACTACACCTGAAGACAAATCTACAGCACAAACATTTCCCACAAGTGTCGCCACTGAGGCTAAGACAGCAGAGTTTATAACTACATCAGTAGAAGAATTAACGCATACTCCAGAAATCGAGACCAGTGGTGAATCTCAAACAGCAGTTATCACTACTCTAGCATCAATCACTGAGCCTGCTGAATCATCAACAAgacagaaaacaacaacactaattGATGAAACCACGGACTTTACCCCATCAGAAACTGAAGAGGCATCTGGAACTACTTCAGATATGTTGACTACAAGAGAACACAAAACTGAAGGTCAAACATTTCCCTCAAGTTTTGCCACTGATGCTAAGACAGCAGAGTTTATAACTACACCAGTTGAAGTATTAACACATACACCAGAAATCGACACCAGTGGTGAATCTCAAACTGGAGATATCACTACTCTAGCGCCAATCACTGAGCCTGTTGAATCATCAATCACAGACAGGAAACAACAACACTGA